TGTCTTCAGCGATGTCGCCAAAGGTGGACTGGAGTTCCCTGAGAACTTCACCGGCTACATCCCAAAAGACCGGTGGAACGAGTACTACCGGAAGTACAGGTACGCCAAAAGTGACAGCGAGAAGGTCGTAAAGTCGGTCGGAGAAGACGGAGAGACACGGTATGAGGCATACGACCTCGAAACCGGGGAGGAGATTCGCGTGCCGTCCGACCTCGCCGATGAACTCAAGGGGACTGACATTGACGTGGATGTCTCTGAGGACTCCGAAAGTGACGGTGACGAACCCGAAACCGACGAGGCGGTAGAGAGGCGTCTTGAGAGCTTGGGATATAATTAATCGATCCTCAATTTACAACTAAGTATGACCCAATCTGATATCTGTGTCATCGCCCCGACAGTAAGGAACCCGGATTTCATCCGCGAGTATATAGAGAATGCCCGAGTTAACGACTTCGATACCGACCGACTCCACGTAGTTTTGGTTACCGAGGACTTCTGTGAGAAGGACGAAATGCGCGAGATGCTGGAGTCACTCGGTGTCTCAGGTGAGGTCTTCGGCGGAACCGAACGTGACGACTGGTACGAGGAGTCAGGTATCGGTGAGTACTCGGATCTCGTGCCCGCCGCATCTCATGCCGAAACAAGCTTCGGTCTCTTGTATCTCTGGGCAAACCCCCAGTACGAGTACGGTGTCTTCCTCGACGACGACACTCGTCCACACGATGACTTTGACTTCTTCGGAACCCACCTAGACCACCTCGACTCGCGTAAGACAGTCGAACACGTCTCGTCCGACGAGCAGTGGGTCAACGTCCTGTACCAGAATGTCGACGAACACGGTCTCTATCCCCGCGGCTATCCTTACTCTGCGATGGACGAGGCAGTACAGACGGAAAACCGACAGACAAACGAGATAGTTGCGTCCCAAGGTCTCTGGACCGACATACCCGACCTTGATGCCGTCCGAATACTGATGGATGGAGACCTTCGTGGACAGGCACAGACACGGACGAGTGCCGAAGACTTCAACGGTAACTTCGCCGCCGAGGAAGGGAACTACCTGACAGTATGCTCGATGAACCTCGCGTTCCGAAGAGAGATAGTACCTGCTTTCTACCAGTTCCCAATGGACGACAACGACTGGGAGATAGGACGGTTCGACGACATCTGGTCGGGTCTAACACTCAAGAAGGCAGCGGATATGCTCGACAAGACAGTTCTGACGGGCTATCCTCTCTGTGTCCATGAGAAAGCCGAGAGGAGTACCTTCAGCGACCTCAACAACGAGGTTCCGGCTCTCGAACTCAACGAACATTTCTGGAAAGCTCTCGACGATGCGCCCGACTCAGCAGACAACTACTTCGAGGCGTATGAGGAGATGATCGCCGCCGTCGAGGCATACGACTTCTCGGAGTACAACAACAGCGGATTCATCGAGTTTACCGTCGAGAAGATGTCACGGTGGCTTGAGGCACTTTCCGCACTCGACGCGCCTAGTGAGGGGGATCAGACGGCGTGACTACCCACGACTACGAAGGGTTCAAGACAAGATGAGAGAAAACTCCCTCGTGAATATCGGATGGAGGGGCTGGGTCTGGTTCGGCGTCGCGGGAGCACTACTGGCTGGTCTGTTGTATCTCGCAGATATCGGCAAGTTCGTCGACTCGCTCCGC
This genomic stretch from Candidatus Afararchaeum irisae harbors:
- a CDS encoding alpha-1 4-glucan-protein synthase, producing MTQSDICVIAPTVRNPDFIREYIENARVNDFDTDRLHVVLVTEDFCEKDEMREMLESLGVSGEVFGGTERDDWYEESGIGEYSDLVPAASHAETSFGLLYLWANPQYEYGVFLDDDTRPHDDFDFFGTHLDHLDSRKTVEHVSSDEQWVNVLYQNVDEHGLYPRGYPYSAMDEAVQTENRQTNEIVASQGLWTDIPDLDAVRILMDGDLRGQAQTRTSAEDFNGNFAAEEGNYLTVCSMNLAFRREIVPAFYQFPMDDNDWEIGRFDDIWSGLTLKKAADMLDKTVLTGYPLCVHEKAERSTFSDLNNEVPALELNEHFWKALDDAPDSADNYFEAYEEMIAAVEAYDFSEYNNSGFIEFTVEKMSRWLEALSALDAPSEGDQTA